Part of the Thermococcus barossii genome is shown below.
GAGGGTGGTGAATCTCCAGGGCTACGAGAAGAGAACCCCGTACTCCCTGAGCGGGGGCGAGAAGCAGAGGCTGGCGATAGCCTGCGTCCTGGCGATGAGGCCAAAGTACCTGATACTCGACGAACCAACGACGGGACTGGACGCCAAGAGCGCCACGGGGGTTGTTGAGACGATACGCGAGCTAAGGAAGGAGGGCCACGGAATACTGCTCATAACCCACGACATGGACCTGGTTCTGGAGCTGGCCGAGAGGGTTGTCCTGCTTCACGGAGGGAGGAAGGTCTTCGACGGTCCGGTGGAGGAGTTCTTCTCCCTGGAACTCCATGACTACGGACTCGAAAAGCCCGAACTCCTCAGGATAAGCGAAAGGCTCGGGATAGGGTTCGTGAGAAGTGCCTCGGAGGTTGTAAACGCCCTGGCGGGTGGTTCCCGATGATATATCCGTTCTACTTCGAGAGGGATTCCCTCCTCCATGGCCTCGATCCCAGGGTTAAGATACTCGGGACCGTAGCGGGGATAGCCGCGATAATGCTTTACAACGACCCAGTTTTCCTGATCCCCCTGTTCTTCATGACGCTCATCGCCGTTAGGGTTCTCGGAAAGATTGAAATCCGGGAACAACTCCGCCTTCTGAAGCCCCTCATCCCCATAGTCATCATAACTCTCATAATATGGCCCCTGATATACAAGCCAAGGCCCCAGGGGCTTCTCTTTGGTGTCTCGTTCTCGATGCGTCTACTGACCTTTGCCCTGTTGACGTTCATGCTGCTGATGACGACGACCCAGCGCGACCTGATACTGGGTTTTGTGAGACTGGGCATGCCCTACGAGTTCGGCCTGACGATATCAATAGCCCTCCGCTACATACCGACGCTCTACATGCTCACGGGCAACATCATGGACGCCCAGAAGAGCCGGGGCTGGGAAGTCGAGAAGGGGAACTTCCTAGTCAGGATGAAGAGAATGAGTGCGGTGCTGATTCCCCTGCTCGTCGCCTCGCTCAAAACGGCCCACGAGCTGAGCATAGCCCTTGAGAGCCGGGCCCTGGGGGCCACAAAGAAAAGGACGTTCCTCTACGATATCGAGATGACGGGCAGGGACTACGCGGCAACCGCTGTCATCTTAATCCTGTTCGGACTGGCGCTCTACGTCCGCTACGGCCTGGGACTCGGGCACGTGAGCATATACGGCTAAAGAAGGGGCTTTATTAAAGAGTCTATGGGTATCGAGTGGTCTCCAACGGAGGAAACGTGATCGGGGGGCGCTTTCAGGACTGTCATGTTGAGGCGGTAATGACCTCGGTAGGAGCTGGTTCTCAGAACTGCTAGCGCCTCGAATATCTCCGGGAGGTCGTAGAGGCGCCTGAACTCGCCCGGAAGGTCGAGCTCGTTGAGTTCTATGGTCGTGTGTCCCAGAACCAGAATGAGGCCCTTTCCGTCGACCAGTTTTCTGACCTCCACCACTCCCTCCGCGGAGCGGTTGAGAAGTGCCGGAAAGAGGGAGACAACCACGAGGGAGCCATCCTCAACGACGTTGAGGGCTGCCACGAGTTCATCTAGGGAATAGACGTTGCCCGCGTAGAGGTTGGAAACGTCCTCGGTGAGGCGCTTCAGGAGCTTAACAGAAAAAGCCGTTCCGGGGCCTATATGGTAAACTGGACCATCTTTAAGGGCGTTGGCGACGAGGTGGTACAGAAAAGCCGTCTCGGCCAGCTCGTCGGTTGATATTATCCCCGCTATGCTCCCCTCACTGAGACCGAAGGGGAACCCCTCGAAGGGCTTTACCTCCCTGGATTGGAGCTCGGCCGGTTTGAAGAACATAGGCATCACATAGCTTAGCGCGCTGGAGATATTTATACCTTACTCAAAAAAGAGAACTCAGAGGGCCGCGAGTGCGCCAATCGTGAATACCCCCAGGAGCACCAGAATCCCCATGACCATTGCAGCGATTACCGCGGAGAGTATCCACGCAAGGAAGGCCCTGAGCCAGTCGGTGTCAAAGACGGCCTTTATCACCCAGAGATTGGCCAAGAAACCCAGTATCGGACCGAGGGGCTGGAACACCGCCCCAACGATGGCACCGATCAGGGCACCGAGTATTCCTCCACCGAGTATTGCGATCATTGCCTTCCCTATCGAGGCATTTTTTATTCCTATAAGCTTGGCCGCCATCCACAGGAAGAGGGCCGCTATGAAAAGCGCCAGCAGGAAGCCGAGTATCGCGGCGGCACCGAGTCCAAAGACCATTCCGGGTCCATGCACCATTCCCTCACCTCCAACCGGTATTGGGCTGCAGATTTATTAAAGTTCCCGTTTTCGCTCCAAAAGACCTTTAAACAGGAAGGGTGACTCAGGCTGGGGGAAAGAGATGCTGGAATCGCTGTGGAATGAGCTGTGGGGCTTCATCTACAGGTACTTCTGGGAGCCTATGTTCACAAGGAGCGGCTACAACCCGGTCAACACGCTTGTGTACGCCTTCATGCTCGGCTTCGGTGCCATATATACATATAGGTATATACTGAAACCCCTTCGGATTAAAATCGACAGGACGCTCTTTATAGCGGTCACCCTGATGGTCGTCTTCGGCTCGACCGTCAGAGCCCTCGTTGATGGAGGGATCCTACCCCAGAACCCGCTGATACTCACGCCGGGAATCTTCTTCACGACGTTCTTTGTAATGCTCCCCGCGATAGTTCTGGACGCGAAGCTGAAGACATACCCCAAGCTGACCTTTGGCTGGGGCGCACTTCTGGCGCTGGGGGCCAACTACCTCCTCGTCACACACGCCAAGAGCTGGGAGCCCTACGAGCTGACGCTAATCCACACCTTCGTCTCCTGGATCCCGGCCCTGCTGGTATACAGGTACCGGCCCTTCGACAGGCTCTACCTCTACGCAGTCCTGGCTCACCTCTACGACATGGGGTCAACGGTGGTGGCGATTCATTTCTACGGCTACCGCGAGGTTCACTGGCTGGAGAACATTCTGGTTCAGCACTTCGGGGCGTACTTCTACTACCCGTGGATAACATTCATTCTTGTTGTAGTCTACTACGGCCTCCAGAAGCTGGTTCCGGACGAGGAGGAAAGACGCCTCTG
Proteins encoded:
- a CDS encoding energy-coupling factor ABC transporter ATP-binding protein, whose product is MIRVKNLWHVYENGREALRGVDFEMGEEIVALVGQNGSGKTTLAKHLNGLLKPTRGKVTIDGMDTREHTVAELSRVVGYVFQNPEHMFFEEDVFREVAFGPKNLGLSEEEVTKRVQWALRVVNLQGYEKRTPYSLSGGEKQRLAIACVLAMRPKYLILDEPTTGLDAKSATGVVETIRELRKEGHGILLITHDMDLVLELAERVVLLHGGRKVFDGPVEEFFSLELHDYGLEKPELLRISERLGIGFVRSASEVVNALAGGSR
- a CDS encoding energy-coupling factor transporter transmembrane component T family protein, with the protein product MIYPFYFERDSLLHGLDPRVKILGTVAGIAAIMLYNDPVFLIPLFFMTLIAVRVLGKIEIREQLRLLKPLIPIVIITLIIWPLIYKPRPQGLLFGVSFSMRLLTFALLTFMLLMTTTQRDLILGFVRLGMPYEFGLTISIALRYIPTLYMLTGNIMDAQKSRGWEVEKGNFLVRMKRMSAVLIPLLVASLKTAHELSIALESRALGATKKRTFLYDIEMTGRDYAATAVILILFGLALYVRYGLGLGHVSIYG
- a CDS encoding DUF63 family protein gives rise to the protein MLESLWNELWGFIYRYFWEPMFTRSGYNPVNTLVYAFMLGFGAIYTYRYILKPLRIKIDRTLFIAVTLMVVFGSTVRALVDGGILPQNPLILTPGIFFTTFFVMLPAIVLDAKLKTYPKLTFGWGALLALGANYLLVTHAKSWEPYELTLIHTFVSWIPALLVYRYRPFDRLYLYAVLAHLYDMGSTVVAIHFYGYREVHWLENILVQHFGAYFYYPWITFILVVVYYGLQKLVPDEEERRLWYLMVYVLGLGPAIRDPAQLVLQIGG